In Macaca nemestrina isolate mMacNem1 chromosome 9, mMacNem.hap1, whole genome shotgun sequence, a single genomic region encodes these proteins:
- the LOC139356218 gene encoding cytochrome P450 2C3-like: MDLFIILVICLSCLILLSLWNRSYANGKLPPGPTPLPIIGNILQLNNKNISKSISMLAKYYGPVFTVYFGMKPTVVLHGYKAIKEALIDQGEVFSGRGSFPVIEKITQGFGVIFSNGERWKQIRRFSLMVLRNMGMGKKTIEDRIQEEALCLVEALKKTNASPCDPTFLLGCVPCNVISSIIFQNRFDYRDQKFLTLMKYFNENFETVSSPWIQLYNAFPFLRVLPGSHNVIFKNFALQRSYILEKVKEHQESLDINNPRDFIDYFLIRMEKEKHNKESEFTMDNLVATIWDMFSAGTETTSTTMRYGLLLLLKHPEISAKVREEIDHVVGKNRSVCMQDRSRMPYTDAVVHEIQRYIDLIPISVPHAVTQDIRFREYLIPKGTTILTDLTSVLYDDKEFPNPEKFDPGHFLDKSGNFKKSDYFMAFSAGKRICAGEGLARMELFLILTTILQNFTLKPLVDPKDIDTTPVHKGFGTILPFYELCFIPV; encoded by the exons ATGGATCTCTTCATCATCCTGGTGATTTGTCTTTCTTGTCtgattcttctttctctgtgGAACCGAAGCTATGCCAACGGGAAGCTTCCACCTGGCCCAACTCCTCTCCCCATTATTGGAAATATTCTACAGTTAAATAATAAGAACATCAGCAAATCCATAAGCATG CTAGCAAAATATTATGGCCCTGTGTTCACTGTTTATTTTGGCATGAAGCCCACCGTGGTGTTACATGGATACAAAGCAATTAAGGAAGCACTGATTGATCAGGGAGAAGTATTTTCTGGCCGAGGGAGTTTTCCAGTGATAGAAAAAATTACACAAGGATTCG GAGTTATTTTTAGCAATGGAGAAAGATGGAAGCAAATCCGGCGTTTCTCTCTCATGGTTTTGAGGAATATGGGGATGGGGAAGAAAACAATTGAAGACCGAATTCAAGAGGAGGCCTTGTGTCTGGTGgaagcattaaaaaaaaccaATG CATCTCCCTGTGATCCCACTTTTCTTCTGGGTTGTGTTCCCTGCAATGTCATCAGCTCCATCATTTTCCAGAATCGTTTTGATTACAGGGATCAGAAATTTCTAACCTTGATGAAGTATTTTAATGAAAACTTTGAAACTGTGAGCAGCCCCTGGATACAG CTCTACAATGCTTTCCCCTTTTTACGGGTTCTCCCAGGAAGTCATaatgtgatatttaaaaattttgctctCCAAAGAAGTTATATTTTGGAGAAAGTAAAAGAACATCAGGAATCTCTGGACATCAATAACCCTCGAGACTTTATTGACTATTTTCTGATTCGAATGGAAAAG GAAAAACACAATAAAGAGTCTGAATTTACCATGGACAACTTGGTTGCTACTATATGGGATATGTTTAGTGCAGGAACAGAGACAACAAGCACCACAATGAGATATGGACTGTTGCTCCTGCTGAAGCACCCTGAGATCTCAG CTAAAGTGCGGGAAGAAATTGATCATGTGGTCGGCAAAAACCGAAGTGTCTGCATGCAGGACAGAAGCCGGATGCCCTACACGGATGCCGTGGTGCATGAGATCCAGAGATATATTGACCTCATCCCCATCAGTGTGCCCCATGCAGTGACTCAAGACATTCGGTTTAGAGAATATCTTATTCCAAAG ggCACAACAATCTTAACAGATCTGACTTCTGTCCTGTACGATGACAAGGAATTTCCCAATCCAGAGAAGTTTGACCCTGGCCACTTCCTGGACAAAAGTGGCAACTTTAAGAAGAGTGATTATTTCATGGCTTTTTCAGCAG GAAAAAGAATTTGTGCTGGAGAAGGCCTGGCCCGCATGGAGCTGTTTTTAATCCTGACCACCATTTTGCAGAATTTTACCTTGAAACCTCTGGTTGATCCAAAGGATATTGACACCACCCCAGTTCACAAAGGCTTTGGCACTATACTACCCTTCTATGAGCTTTGTTTCATCCCAGTCTGA